One genomic region from Plasmodium cynomolgi strain B DNA, scaffold: 0847, whole genome shotgun sequence encodes:
- a CDS encoding CYIR protein (putative;~vir-type antigen), which yields DLDRSKIRDVISENNSYNNVKCTSDDLSEYEQLKKKGLNDLEIYKEQFKSKYPKRKVPILALSGEKIIPPEFKMLPTVRTRLNYAFFIPYCTIFILIIFYIFIKVVKYHRLEDGTGKLNFK from the exons GATTTGGATCGCTCAAAAATACGAGATGTTATATCAGAAAATAATTCGTATAACAATGTAAAATGTACTTCAGATGATTTATCAGAGTATGAacagttaaagaaaaagggattAAATGATTTGGAAATTTATAAAGAACAATTTAAGAGTAAATATCCTAAAAGGAAAG TTCCTATATTAGCTTTGTCTGGAGAGAAAATAATACCACCtgaatttaaaatgttgCCAACTGTAAGAACTCGTTTAAATTACGCATTTTTCATACCATATTGcactatatttatattaattattttttacatctttaTTAAAGTTGTAAAATATCACAGATTAGAAGATGGAACGGGTAAATTGAActttaaataa